The nucleotide sequence GTgacaagagcggcagcaagaGGAAACGAGCacacaaaggaaaagcacaACAAACACAGCACCGACACTACACTGAACAGAGTGCCGACCTGTGATTAGTAGAGGCAGGCGAACGGATGGGCTGGCTCGACAAAGGCACCCATATACCCACTCCCGATGCTGCGATTGGCCATGTCGAACCCGGAGATGCCCACACAAGGGCACACGGTCTTGCCCTTTAACCCACTCTGCGGGCCCAGCATCATACCCACATATTTGTTGTCCATAAACATCTGCACGGCGCCGGCATTGGTGTCCACTACGAaggagacgctgccgccacagacAGGCACGAAAAGACGCCAGAGCTTGTGCGTATCGACGCCGTTCACAAACACCTTAGAGGTTTGTAGATCCATGTAAGCCTCCCAGCGCTTACTAGGCGGAGTAGGAACGGCACCGATAGTCTGCAGAAAGCTCGGCTGCGCCGGACCCTGATCCAGCAGCGACCCACTCATCTCCGCGTCCAGCGCAACAGCCTTTCCGAACTCTACGTTCTgcagctcttcctcgctgGCGTAAGTGCAGCCGGTGCAGAAGCCGACGCGGGCGTTGTCGGTGTTGATGCGGTAGGAGAAGAAGTATTTGCCAGTGTTTGGTCGCATCGCGAGATCACCAATGACAGGGCGGTACGGCAGCTCACCACCGCCCTTGTGCCAGGCGCTGTTGCCCTTGATGGTGTAGATGGGGCAGGCCTGACACCACTCAAAGGTCACGCTCTTGACGCTCTTCGGCGTGGCGGGTACGTAGGCACTTGACGCGGGGTCTGTGGGGATGAAATCGTGTGTCTCGCTCGACCCTTGGCTCGGGACACCTTTCCTGACTTTAGGCATCTGAATCATTTCCTTGCAAGGAGGGACTGAGCAAAGTGGAGGTGGAGTGTCTAACTAGTGGAGGATTAACAAGGCAGGGGATAGAGAAAATATGCACTGAGTTAtacagagggaaagagcgagaggaaagaaggtaTCAACTGTTCACCCTGGTGGTGATACCCGATGAGGACAGTGGTTTCCTAtttctgcccccctcccctcccctcctcccttcttttcgAATGCGTACGCAAAGGTGCAGCGCCTCACGTCGAAGCCTCCTTCTGTACTTTTGTATCTCGGCTCGGTCTGCCACCGCCCGGCTGCGGCGAGAAAGACGCCTacgagacgagagagaaagtggaggggggagggagggagggaggcgacgTGTATGCCCGTAAGACAGAGAAGAccacaaagagaaaaaaaggagcgagttgccctcttttccccGTTTCTTTCGGCGTCTGTGCACCgtagcgtgtgcgtgtgatggAGCAGGCGATACTTGCGTTGCCTTGTATAAgccggagagagagggcagtgTGGCTCTGTCCAGAAGAGAATGAGATATGTGAGAGGAGAACGGTTCTGTGGAGgaacaagaggagagaggaggaggaataGTGAAgtaacacacgcacacacacacacacacgcaacaacaacaacaaaagggaaaagacgaCGTAAGtacagaggaagaggatgaaTAGGGTAAGAGATTTGCGACTACAGCTGATCAGTGTTCTCCGAGCGCATGTTCGCAGGCAAGTAGGGAAGCCAATGGACGTTCTCGTAGCAGTagaacgaaagagagcgaaggtgAGTGGCAGGCACATCCGCAGAAAGGGCGAGAGCACACCGTCGTACAGCGGGTGCAACTATTCCTGGCGTACATGcgtatgtgggtgggtgagttACTGTACTGCCTCCTCCTGTAACGGCACCCCGCAAGCACGTTGCCCTCCGCcgtgcctccctctccctcgatgTGTGGGACGTCTGCGCGTCGTTTTCCTGTGTTGGGAATCGAGTAAAACGGAGAGacaaaacgaaaacaaaaaaagaacagTGGATGAGGAGAAATCAACGAGAAGGGAATCGAGGTGTCCGTCACGGCTGCTGGGACTGCGGCCGGCATAGCAGAGGCCCACACACCCagacccacacccacccacggAGACCCCCTTCCTTGCTACCAACGTCATTTAGCCCTCCTCTCACAGCCTTTAGAAAGCCCAGCAACGCACGGTGACATCCAAGTGAGAGAAGACCACTCGGTGACACAAAGCGGCTGGGGTGGCTGGTAGGTTGCATGCGTCTGCGTGTGGGAGAGTAAGGACAAGAGAGGGGGTTCCGGGAACGGGTAGAGGGGTGAGGCGCAATGTGTGCGACTGCGCAGCTACGACGTGTCACTCTACTTCTTCTTGGCCACCTGCTTGCCCTTCGCCTTACCGCGCAGCTTCTTGTTGCGGTTGCGGCGCTCCTTCACCGACTTTCGGGCCGGCAGCTGAGGCTTGCCAAAGCCCATGCGGGTCTTGCGGTAGTTGGGCTCGTAGCGCTTCAGGGACGCGAAGTCATCGTAGATCAGACCGAAGCCGGTGGtcttgccgccgccgaacTTCGTCTTAAAGCCGAAGATGGACACCTGGTTCTCATCTGGAACCTTGTACAATGTGGCCAGCTTCTTGCGGATCAGCTGCGTCGGCACGGTACCACACCAGTGCGGGTGGTTGACCTCCACGACGAACTGCTTGCGGTTGAGCAGCTTGTTCACCTTGAACTGGGAGGTGCGGATGGACACCTcagccttcttcttctgaaAGACCATGATTCCTACTGTATTTCTCTGTTATACATGCAGGCCCGCGACAATGACGTGTTTTGTTGATGTGATTAACGACGGATGTTATGGGTGGGGGGCGCGCgttgagagggggagagggagagggagagggtcaGAGGACAAAGCACAGGAGTGATTGAGAGgacaagagggggagagcggtATCAATGGTGAATTGACATCATTGACACTGCTGCGAGTGACTTTCGCCTACTCAaccgaggaggaaggggagggagctCTGCAAGCGCATGGGAAAGAAGCGTATTAATCTCCGGTCGCGTGCATGTCCGACGTTCAAGCGATAGCCCTTGCGAAGATGCTTCTTGTCGTAGGTGCGGGGTGAGAAGGGTACTGTGACTGGCATCGAGGTTGCACGATCACCACAACCTACAGGGCaatccctctccccctctctcgatCGTCTCGTTGCTGTGCCAAGAAAGGACACCTGCGTGTGTTTATATGCGCCCCTCTCCATGTGCATTCCACCGTTCTTGTTGGGATGCACGTTTCCACTTGTGGGGCTGTTGCACCTTCTCCAGGAACCCGTGACAAGACGGTCTCTTCTATCCACAGCTGCGCGTGATtgccacacatacacacacacacacaagaaaaagaaacgaacacCGGACCATCGGAGCCCACCCAGCTACTTCACGCCGACTTGCCTTCTCGCGAGATGGCGAGTGCGTACGAGGTGGGAGTGGAGGACGAGGTATGAGTGTGTAATGAGGCAGCTGGCACAACGCTGCTACTTCACGCACCAGTCTCTGTcctgagaagagagggagagaagcaagagattgaggtgaagaagggacTGAAGAAAACATCCAGAAAGTAAAGAGGCGCCGCTAATCAGCCAGGACAACGATCGCACGCACGAGTCTGCACACCGAGACGCAAACAAGAAACACACTGGAACAAGTCTACATGTAATAGACTGTGCATGCTGAGCGTTTGCGCTTTACATCAGAGCagaaagcggaagagagactagagaggagagagagtgttTGCGTAGTGGCATATAGAGGCAAAGTGGGAGAGTCGATAAACGAAGGGAGAGCgtggagtgagagagggggaaggatgacctctttcacccccctcctcccttactctgcagagacacgcacacacacggacgGGGCCCTTTGTGGCAACAGCTCACCTTAATCGCTGGCTTCGCACCTAGCAGACATGTAGTTGGCCGCATGTGCTAAACGGTAGCGACTGTCTTGGCAAGCACGTTGCGGAGGAGCTCCTCGATTACTTCTTCCGTTGCCACGGCAGAGCTGGCGTTTCCCCAgctcggtgctgccgcgacTGCCGGTTCTGCGGTGGGAAAGACTTTAGCATTGGTGCCCTTTGCAGCATGCAGCACGCGCATCTTGGCGTACGTGACGTGGCGAGGGGCGCACAGGGCTATGAAGGAGTTCTGAACGGCGGGTGCAGCGACAACGGAGCGGATGAGCTCATCCATCACCCCTTTCACCAAGCGAACTTCTGTCGTTGTGGCGGGGGCCGCGGTGGTCTGCGAGGCGACTGATGACGGTGTGCTGAAGGATTTCGGGTCAGCATGGCTGCTGTAGAGAATCGGGGTGTAGGCGGCGTTGAGCTTCTTTGATCCGTAGAGGGCCTCGTAGTCGTCCCGCGGCATCACTCGCACTTGCAGAAGCAGACTAAGCGACGtggcaccactgcctccgCGACGCGAGGGGTTGGCGCTAGGACGCGGTGTTGCCGTAGCGCGGCGACCTGGGCgacctccaccgccgccgggcTGCTTTTCTTCCCCGTCGCGCGTCTCAGCGCAAGGCGCGACGGTGCATGTCATAAGTCTCTCCAGCACTTGACTGGTGCTACCTGCGTAGAAGAGTACCTGAAGCGTCTTTTTCTCACCGGGTTGCAA is from Leishmania panamensis strain MHOM/PA/94/PSC-1 chromosome 35 sequence and encodes:
- a CDS encoding hypothetical protein (TriTrypDB/GeneDB-style sysID: LpmP.35.2930), with the protein product MIQMPKVRKGVPSQGSSETHDFIPTDPASSAYVPATPKSVKSVTFEWCQACPIYTIKGNSAWHKGGGELPYRPVIGDLAMRPNTGKYFFSYRINTDNARVGFCTGCTYASEEELQNVEFGKAVALDAEMSGSLLDQGPAQPSFLQTIGAVPTPPSKRWEAYMDLQTSKVFVNGVDTHKLWRLFVPVCGGSVSFVVDTNAGAVQMFMDNKYVGMMLGPQSGLKGKTVCPCVGISGFDMANRSIGSGYMGAFVEPAHPFACLY
- the S24E-1 gene encoding 40S ribosomal protein S24e (TriTrypDB/GeneDB-style sysID: LpmP.35.2940) translates to MVFQKKKAEVSIRTSQFKVNKLLNRKQFVVEVNHPHWCGTVPTQLIRKKLATLYKVPDENQVSIFGFKTKFGGGKTTGFGLIYDDFASLKRYEPNYRKTRMGFGKPQLPARKSVKERRNRNKKLRGKAKGKQVAKKK